The DNA sequence AGGCCGCGGGGTGCAGAACAGCCAGGATGGGCAGGATGTGAAGAGCTGGTACAGATATCACCTGATTTATAAATAGTTAGCCTTATCGAGAGTATAAATAAGTATTGTTTTATTCATTTCTGAGATGTATTGGTATTATTTATATAATTTATACAACCCATCGAGGGTCTTTGGAGTGTGCTGAAACCTTATAATGGCCAGACAGTTATGGAGTCCGGAACAGCACCGTATCCTATGAGTACTCCTATCCGTTTAGCGCTTGACTGGACACCCAATACCAACCACACCGGATTTTATGTTGCCTTAGCCAGGGGCTTGTATAAGAAAGCCGGGCTGGCGGTTGAGATTATCATCCCTGAGGAGGATAACTACCAACTTACACCCGCTAAACGGGTAGCGACCGGACAGGCTGAGTTAGCCATTACCCCCTCTGAAAGCATCATCAGTTTCCAGACCAACGGCGTACCGCTGGTGGCGGTAGCGGCCGTGCTGGCGCGGGATGCCAGTGCCATCGTTACGCTCAAGCAAAGCGGCATTGACCGGCCTCAGAAACTGGACGGTAAGGTGTATGCATCGTACGGTGCCCGCTATGAAGATGACATTATCCGGCAGATGATTCAGAACGACGGCGGACGGGGGCAGTTCATCTCGCGCCAGCCCGCCCGGCTCGACATCTGGCAGACGCTGCTCACCAACGAGGCCGACGCGACCTGGATTTTTCTGCCCTGGGA is a window from the Spirosoma rigui genome containing:
- a CDS encoding ABC transporter substrate-binding protein — encoded protein: MSTPIRLALDWTPNTNHTGFYVALARGLYKKAGLAVEIIIPEEDNYQLTPAKRVATGQAELAITPSESIISFQTNGVPLVAVAAVLARDASAIVTLKQSGIDRPQKLDGKVYASYGARYEDDIIRQMIQNDGGRGQFISRQPARLDIWQTLLTNEADATWIFLPWEGVQADLKGIDLNQFLLDDFEIPYGYSPVLTANRDWAGDHADEMRRFMEATSAGFRFAVEDPDEAARLLMETAKHPTLKNRNFVEQSQLLASSYYLDGDGQWGFMHKGVWASFANWLTRNHLVADNEGELIQRIDANDLFTNEFLYEEPVLVPVPVRTR